The segment GATCAGTCTCCGCCTCGGGGTGCGGCAGATGCTGATCTGCGAAGTCGCCTACAGAAAGATCTATGTAGCGAGACATACCCGATCGGGTGACGTTGCGCTTAGCCTTGGCAATGGCTTGAGGCGAGAGATCAGAGCCGTAGATGTGGTAGTCGAAGGAGCGCTCCGACGAGTCGTCATTGTACACCTCGCAGCAGAGCTCACTGTCGAAGTCAGGCCACCGCTCGAAGGGGTAGCTCTCACGGTAGATGCCGGGAGGCGTACCCGTAGCGATCAAGGCAGCCTCCACGAGGAAGGTGCCCGACCCGCAGAAAGGATCCATCAGATCACACTGTCCGTGCCAGCCCGCCTTGAGTAGGATACCCGCTGCCAGCACCTCATTGATAGGAGCACGATCCTGCTCCATACGATAGCCTCGCTTGTGCAGGCTCTCGCCCGAAGAGTCTAGACAGAGTGTCACATGCTGCTCGGCGATATGTAGGTGGAAGATCAGCTGCGGATTGGAGAGCTTGACCGAGGGTCGCTTGGTGCCACCCGTTTGCTCTCTAAAGTAATCGACGATCGCGTCTTTCGTCTTATAGACGACGTAGCGACTATGCTTGAAGGTCGACGAGTAAACCACGGCATCGACCGCAAAGGTCATATCCGCTGTGAGCCATTGGCTCCAGTCGAAGTTTAGCAGCGTCGTGTAGAGGATGTCTATATCCTCCGCATCAAACTCATAGATGGGTCTCAGCACCTTAAGTGCTGTGCGGAGGTACAGATTGGACTTGTAGAGCATCTTGAGATCTCCTTCGTAAGAGACCATGCGACGTCCTATCTGTATATTGTCTGCACCGAGGGCTGTCAGTTCTTGTTCCAATACTGGCTCCAGCCCAGGGAGCGTCTTGGCGATTATGGGAAAGGTCTTCGTCATGCTTTATAAGTCGATTCTAGCTGTAAAAGTACAAAATAAACGGCTAACGAGCTACCGTATGAGGCTCCATGTGT is part of the Porphyromonas asaccharolytica DSM 20707 genome and harbors:
- a CDS encoding THUMP domain-containing class I SAM-dependent RNA methyltransferase; its protein translation is MTKTFPIIAKTLPGLEPVLEQELTALGADNIQIGRRMVSYEGDLKMLYKSNLYLRTALKVLRPIYEFDAEDIDILYTTLLNFDWSQWLTADMTFAVDAVVYSSTFKHSRYVVYKTKDAIVDYFREQTGGTKRPSVKLSNPQLIFHLHIAEQHVTLCLDSSGESLHKRGYRMEQDRAPINEVLAAGILLKAGWHGQCDLMDPFCGSGTFLVEAALIATGTPPGIYRESYPFERWPDFDSELCCEVYNDDSSERSFDYHIYGSDLSPQAIAKAKRNVTRSGMSRYIDLSVGDFADQHLPHPEAETDPKCLLVMNPPYGERLSDYDLEQLYSMIGRTLKFQFAGAQAWIIAHQVEHFHAIGLKHDLREELYNGSLPCELRGYTLFEGKHKEYKEQIAQREETPQRREHGEAFHRGKEQEPRRPRAAYDKPAYSKGRGNGKPYEKPYGKSAHRGAQRTKGPHPAGSSSSGYKANIQTFGSDETFVHEAEANDNE